The Leptospiraceae bacterium genome includes the window GAGAGATAAATTCTGTGTTTGTAGAATTGACCGCATCATTTGTACCAAGCTCAACGATTAAAATATCCGGGTTTGGATCCATTACCCTACTAATATCATTAATCCATTCAACTTGAGTTCTACCAGATACAGAAAAATCTTTCACTGAATAACCTGAGCCTAATTTCATTGAAAGAGAAAATCCACCCGATCTTTGAGAAAGTGAATCTCCTGCAATGTTTACTTTACGGACTCCAAGTTTTACTAAAGACAAGGCTGTAGCCGAAAAATTATCATCTTTTGATTTATAGCATGAAAAAAATAAAAATAATGCAAAAAATAAAAAAAATGTATTTTTAGCATGCAAAATTAATCTGAATTTCATTGTCTATTTTCTGATATAGAGAAATGTTTCCAATTTTAGTTCTTTTTCATTTCCAGTATCTACTTGAATTACTTTTCTTTCAAAATGGTTGGGATTTTCGCTTAAATATTTTTTAATATTTGGATTAATTAAGTCTTCATTATAAAACAAAAATGCCTCCTGTTTCTTTATAGTGTCTAAATAATACTCTGGTGGCAAAGACAATTCTCCCGGAATAAACTCAAGATAAGTTTTTTCGGGAAATTTTTTCTTTAAATAAAAATACGGATCAGGGATAGACTGAATATAAATTTTGTTTTTATTGATTATTTCATTTTCAATCAATGAATAAAATTCATTCGTCTTCTTTGGTGTGTCTATGATTATAAAATTTTGGATAACTACCCAAACTAAAATAAAAATATTTAACCCTATAGATAAAAATACTATACCTTTCGGAATTATTTCCTTTTTACCAAAAAATAAACCGGTTAGTATTGCAACAGGAGGTATAATATACACTACATACCAAGATTCAGAGGATATATATAAAAACAGTAAAATGGAAAGTAACCAAAATACTGCAAATTGAAATAGACCGTTATTTTCTGATTTTAAATTTTTCCGATATAGGAACAACCCCAGCCCTAAAACAAAAAATAAAAACAATCGCACGAAAGGAAATCTAAAAGACGATACAATGATTTTTATTTTTGTTATTTGTGAAAAGGTTGAAAATAATTCAGATTTTCTTGAAAACTGCGCCCCAAATTGTAAAAGAAATAAATCGTAGTATGGAATTATATAACTTGCCCAAACAAGTAACGGTAAAAGAAAACCAACCAAAAGAAAAATTAAACTTTTTAATTGAAAAAAGTTTTTCTCATACAAAAAATATAAAGATACAACTCCATAAACTGCACCAAAAGGATGAGACAAGAAGGAAAAAGAAAAAAATACACCGGCAAGAATCATTCCTAAAAATGATTTTTCTGAAATATATTTTCCCAGAATATTCAATCCACCTAAAGCAAAAAATAAACACAATGATTCCATTCGCGAAGAATGAGTAGTTTTAATAAAAAGAAAATCTGTAAGAACAAGAACAAATATTAAGATTCTTTTTTTTTGTGAAATCTTCCACTGACCAAGAAATGTGTATAACAAAAAGGCAGACCCAAGAGCTGCTAAAGAACTTGCCATTCTTGCAATAAATATATCCGGAGAAAAAAAATGAAATACGCCAGAAAGATACAACATGTAAACCGGAGGCATCCAAAGCGTAACCTTCTCCATCCCCGGAATAAGACCACGTAGCACTTCTGTCTTTAGTATTCCTGTTAAATAAAATTCATGAGCAGGACTAAAAAACAATACCTCATCAGGCCATATAGAAGGTACAGTTACACCAAATAAATAGTTGAGTAATAAAAAACCTACAGATAATATAAATAAGAATAGAATGGCTATTTTGAGAGTGAAGCAACAGCTTCACCCTCAGTTTCGTAAACATCGAATAGGTCTAAAAGTTCCACCACATCAAATACCTTTTTTACCGGAGGTGTTATCGCACAAAGTTTCAGCTTACGCTTTTGCTTCTCTAATTCACGAACCATCCCTACAAAAATTCTGATCCCGGAAGATGAGATATAAGAAATTGACTCTAAATTGATAACGATGTCCCCCTCTCCAGACTGAACATCATTCGCCATTTGTGATTCGACTTCATCGGCTTGGGTTATATCCAACCTGCCGTTCAAACGAACCAGAGTGTGCTTTCCGATTTTTTTGGTTTTAATCTCCAATTAAATCTCCCATTTCATTTAAAAAGATATTTTCTATGGTAAAATTTTCAGTTTTTCTGTCAAGATATTTAAGCAGCATTCTCTAGTATCTTATCAATCGGAAAATCTACTTGCAAATAAAATTTTCGATTACTTCCAATTAACTTTTTAGTCGTCCTCAAATGAGAATGTCCCAATAATTGTGTTATACTTTTTTCTTCCCACCCACATTGCAATAAATGAATAGCTGTAGTTCTTCTAATTTTAGAAACACTCACCTCCATCCCTGTAAAATGGTACAATTTCTCAAATATTTTTTGAACTGTGCGAAGATGAATTTTTCCCTCCTTAGATCTACCTTTAAATAAAAGATCGTCCGGTGATTTGTGATTGGATTCTCTTTTCAATTCATTATACAAACACTTAGGAAGCGGTAAAGTTCTATGTCGCATTTTTTTGCTTGAATTGATTTTGATTATGTTATTCTCAAAATCAATATCTCTAACACGAATATTTACCAACTCACTCAACGTTAATCCATAAGCGAATAGAAGTTTTAACCAAATTCTATGCAAATAGTTATCTTTAACAACAGAGAAGATTCTAGTGATGTCACAAGGGGTGTAGAATTTTGTCTCTATTGATTTCTCTCTATTTTCCAATTTTGAAATTCTCTTTTCCATTTTTTTCTCCATTAACAACGCATATTTTTCTTCATTCTCTCCATAAGGTTGTTTTTTATGAATCAAATGACCTAACTGATTTTACTTTTTTTTAAAGTATGGATTTTAAATTGCAAGTAAAAGATAAGCAAAAATTAAATTTTTAAAAAAATTTTTCAATAATTTACATATAATATCATTTTATCGAATTTTTATGAAATGAATTTCGTATAACACCTCTCCCTAATGCTACATAGTTAGCCAAATTTTTTATTTTATTAAAAAAATTTTCTAATTTAATCATACGTTATGTCACTTGCTAAAGAATAAAAAGTTCTTCATTAAAGAAGAAAAATAGAAATCAGAAAACAAAATGCAAACGAAATCGAGTTTACTTATTTCAGAAAAATATATGGATGAGTTTAGTAAAGAAGAAAGATTGCTTCAATAGAAGATTGCCCGCATGAGTTGTTAGAGAGAGAATAAAGTTTTATTCATGGGGGCTTTCAAAAAAAATGAAACACTCGAAAATAAAGTATATATCGGAAGAAGAAAATTTGCAGAAGAAAAATTTTATTCCGGACAACGAGGATTGGATAGACTATACAAATATTCCCCATTATTCGGCAATAAAACTCACCGATTATGTCGTCTTAACTATGCCTTTTTTGACATTCACCGGCGGCATACATTTCTCTAAAAATTTTTTTAGGGCAAATCTTGCAACTTGCGATTTATCAGCTTGATACAATTTTAGATAACTTTCAAACTGTTCATTTAATTCGTTATCTACTTTAAAATAAATTGATTTTTCTTTCGTAATCGCCATTCCGAAACCTTCTTTTGGGAGATTTCGGGGGCTTCTCATGTCAACCGCAGGAATTGAAGTTGTCCGATTCATACCCACATTATGACCATGCATTTTTTTTGTTAAGCGAAAAAATGTAAAAAGTTGCACTTTTTTTATAGGCTTAAAAAAAAATTTCAGTGGAATGGGTGTTTAGTGGGTTAGCCTTCCAATATTCTAAAATCATCAGTTAAACGAAAAACTGAATCCGAATGATCAAAAAGGAAAGTGTCCAATCTACCTTCTCCTGTAACTGTAATTTTCTTTCTTTGTGAAGGTTTCAATCTTTGAATTTCAGGAACATAATCTATGGGAATAAGAATTTGCCTCCTATCCGACAACACAAATAAAATATGTGTTTTGCTGAAAGAAATCTTCTGTATTTCAAATCTTTCTGATTTTAATGGACTTAACTTTTTCATTATTCAATTTCCTTTCTATCATCTCTAAAAAAACTTTTTTATATTTTGAAATTACTTTCAAACATAAATTCATATCTCTTTCGGAAAGTTTGCCGAACATTTCAATTTTTGTTTCCGGCTCAAGCCATACCTTTGCAGATTGCTTGTAATCGTGAGCAATAGAAATATGAACATGCTTTGGTTCAACCCTATCCCCTGAAAAAAATAAAATTTAAAGTTTTTGTATTCTGCAAGCTTACCCATTTTTCATACCCATATTATCGACCTTTATTTTTTTTTGTCAAGGGTTTTTAAATGGTCTCTAAATCTATCTAAAATCAGAAAGCAACCTTCCCTAATATTTCTGTCTTTTGTATTGATTGCAACAAAAGCCAAATTTCCAATAGATGTTGTATTGAAATTTCCAAAATTGAAATCAAATGAAGTAATTTCGGAAAGGGTAATTTTTTCTACCTTTGACTGACATACCCTGTCTGCAAATTTCGCCATAAATACAAGCGGGTAGTCAATTATTACCAGAAAAAGTGATTCCAGATATTCTATTGAATAATTCAACCCTAAAGCAGATTCTACTAGTGAAGCTTCTTTTTTCATACTCGTTTTCTCAATTCTTTTTCAAGTGATTAATTTCACAATTTTTCAATAAAGACTATAATCCATGAGCTATATCGTTTTCTGGGAATTACACCTTTAGTGCAGATTTTACACTTTTCGTGCTAAAATGTGGGATCTCCAATTCGGAGGACAAATAGACTGAGGTCTGAGGACGGAAATAGTGGAGGTAGAATCTTTGCATATAGGTTTATCTTTTAGGTTGAGGTTTTGAGCTTTAGTAGAGTTTTTGAAATTTCTCATTTAGTGCAGATTTTATACTTTTCGTGCACAAATGTGGGATCTCCACTCTTTTCAGTAAAGTGCATGTTTTATACCAATTGTTCACCTTTCATGCAAAAATGTGGGAACTCCACTTTTTTGGGGGATTAAAAAAAGATTTCGCATTTAGTGTAATTTTAAGACTTTTTCTGTAAAAGCTAAAAAAATTTTTCTAAAATTGCAAAAATTTCATTCCTACCGCAATATTTTTTCCCTTATATCAGAAAGCAGAAAATTTTACTTTAAGGAGAAATTTATGAACCCACAAAAATTTACAGAAACACAATCGAGCTTGCTTGTTCCAGCAAAATATATGGACGAGTTCAATAGAAGAACAACGGGTTTTTCGAGACGAAAATATTTGCAAGCACTGTTGAATAGATACAGAAATGTGATTCTTGGGTGAACTTTCGAGAAGATTGATAGGGTGAAAAAGGCTTATCAAGAAGTCGGATAGAATTTGCAAAAGAAGAATTTTAAGCCGAATATCGATGGTTGTATAGACTAAACACCCATTTCGTGATCTTCCTCTGGAAAACAGGACACAGCTTTGCGACGAAATTTTCGTACATTAGCGAAGGCTTTTGATACCCGATCGCAGAATGTTTCCTACACCTATTGTAATATCTTTCCAAATAGTCAAACAATTTAATTTTCGCATCCTCAAAACTTGAACACCCTTCTTTCGGCACTGCCTCTAACTTCAAAGTATAGAAAAATGATTCCATAACAGAATTGTCCCAGCAGTTTCCTTTTCGACTCATACTTTGAATAAAATTGTAATCGGCAAGTAACTTCCGAAATTCATTACAAGCGTATTAGGCTCCACGATCAGAATGAAATAATACGTTAGTCGGTCTTCCTCTTTTTGACATCACTTTCTCAAATGTTGAAATTAGAAATTTTGCATGATTCGTGCGATTCTCTTCTCTTCTATCTGAAAAAGATTCTCACCCATAAAAATTAATTGACTCCGTATCATTTCAAAAACTGGAATCCTTTGGGGATTTTCAGAGTTATTCATGGGTCATCAATCTGGAGCAGGTCAAAGATTATAACAACAACGGAAAGGAGGCAGGAGCGTAAGCCTCTATTTTTTTTGAATCTGTATTTTTTTTTGTAAGTCATTTGGGTCAAAGGATACAATCCATTTCCATTTTCCAAAACCACCATGCTCGTTTACTGCCCGACACCACTCGTCTAAAAAGTTCCGTTTAGTTTTGTTCTGTTCGTTGTCCTGTCCCTTTGTTTCAATGATTAAATACGCTCCATTTGTCAGTTTGCAAATGAAATCAGGAAAAAAGCGTCTTACGACTCCTTGATAATTGTAGTAAACCACAAAATTCAAATGGTCGTTTTTAACAAACGATTCTACGACTTTTGATTCATTGATTGTTTTGGCTTCCAGACATTCCCATTTGCTGTCAACTACCACAAAATTGATATGTGATTTACCAAACGCTTCATTGGGTTTGCTTGTCCACCAGGTTCTGATGTCAGTTGTGGAACGGATTGGATTTTCTTTATCGAATACTGGTGTTAATGCCTCTGTGTTAACGACTCGTATTTCATTCCAAATATGTTGAACAACTTTATTCATGTTCAGCATTATCAAAATTCGTTTCCTTGATTCGTCCTCATTGAATAGAGGGTTTTTGATAACGATTTTATTGGAGTAGATAAACTTCTCAATAATGCTAATGAGTTGAATCAAGAATGTTTCTTTGCTTCCTTTCCAGTCAGGTTTTTTCTCTGAATTGTAAATAGTGGATGCAATTCTGAAAATGATGGTTTGCAGTCTGAATATCTCAGCTATCTCTTTTAAGTCAATTTCCGAAAGTGCCGCAGGGTTTGGTTTTCCTGCAATAATCGCAGCCAATTCCGCTTCTGTTATTGAATCATAAGGATCAAGTTCCAATGACTTGACCTTTTCTAAATCCAAAATTAATTGCGGTTTATAGACGTGGTCAATTCGCACCACATTCGGAAAGCTGATTTCATGTTCTGCTTTTTCCTTAACGGGTTTTATTTCAGTTTTTGGTTTTGGCGGTGGCGGTACTACGCCTGTTTCGCCCCCTTCGTGTGGCAAGAACGTGAATGGAACACCGAAAATGTTTACATATTCAGGTTCAAATAAACCATCTTCGCCTACATCATAGGAAGTTCTCCGCAAACCTCTACCTACAACCTGCTCACACAACAACTGGCTGCTGAATGCCCGTAAACCCATAATATGCGTTACGGTTTTTGCATCCCAACCTTCGCTGAGCATTCCAACAGAAATTACATTTTGAATTTGTTCACCGGGCTCTCCAATTTTTCCAACTGCGTAAACCGTTCTTCTTAATAATTCTGCTTGCTGTTTTTTAGTGAGCTTCTTTTCATTTGGAGCATCTTCGGAATCGTCTTCGGGTTCTTCTGCCTCTGATGTTAAGTCTGTCAAAACATCAACTTCATCGGTTTCGGCTTCTGCTTTTTGAAGAATGCTGCTGTCAATCTGTAAAGTCTTCTCAGGATTACACAAATCACCTAAACCTGCAACGGAAAGATTGAAAGCATCTTTGTCAAAAGAGTATTTTATTCTTCCTGATGTGAAAGTGGTGTTGGCAACAGTAATCATCACAGGCGGAATTTTATATCCTGCTTTTTCCCAATCGTCTTTGGTAGCTTGCCAGTCTTTGCCTAATAGCAAATAAGCATTTCTGAGAAGGTCGGGGAGTGGTGTTAATTCATCCACTTTTTGGTTGATGTCGTCTTTCACCGTTTCATCCATGTAGATATGATACAAACGTGAACGTAAATCCTTGTCCACATTTCCATCATCACGAACAACAACTCTTGGTGTTTTTACCAAACCCGCTTCAATGGCATCATTCAAACCAAAGTCTGAAACTATCCACGGAAACAAGGCTTCTTCACTTGCTTTTTTTCCGCTTGGGGCAAAAGGAGTAGCCGACAAATCGAAACAACGTAAAATACCTCTTGCTCTGTGAATCCGGTCAAGTCCGCCAACCCAAACGGTGCTTTCTTCTATATCTTCTTTCTTAACGCCTTTGATTTTGCTCTCGGCTGGAATACGCCATGCGTGGTGTGCTTCATCATTTATTACAATGATGTTTGAAGCGGTTACCATGTCGCCCAATACTTCTTTTACATAGGCTTCATCACTCTTGGCTCCACGTTTATCAACCGATTTTTTCTTGGCAATCTTTTCTTCTGTTTGCCATGCCAAACCATGCCAGTTGATGATTTTAATTTTCCCTTGTCGCAAAGAGTCCATTAGACCCGAAGGCACAATATTGAACTCCTCGTAATAGTTTTCAGGGTCGGTTGGATTCAAAACTGAAAGACGATTGCGAACTGTTAATCCCGGTGCAACGATTAAAACATTTTTTGAAAATCGAGTGTCTTTTCCATTCGCTACTTTGTTCAAAACATTCCACGCAATGAGCTGACTCATCACAATGGTTTTACCTGAACCTGTTGCCATTTTGTTGCACCAACGACTGAACTCACCGCCATCACTCGGAATATCAATTCCTGTTTTGTCTGCTTCCGGTGCTTCGGTCAGCCAAATCAGGGTTTCAATGGCTTCCAATTGGCAAAAGAAAAACCTGCGGTCTTTCCGTTCTTCGGGGTCTTGCCAATGTTGCAAAAGTCGTTTGGTAATGCCTGTAACTCCGGGATAACCATCTTCACGCCACTTTTTAATTCTTGGGCGAATGGTGTTTACCAAATCAATTTCAATGAAGGTGCCGGGATCATCAAACGATTTTGAACTTTCGGAAGCAACCACATATCCTGCCGGTCGCCTTCCCCTTTGAAGTTTAAATTCTCTTGTGTCACGAATGTATTCCCAAAACTGTTGGGGCTCTTCGTAAGGAGAATTGATAATAAGTTTGTCAATTTTTTTCATCAGTATCTAAACACGATTTATTTGATTTCGGGATGGACAGGATTATTGGAAGGTGTTACTAATTTCTTATTAAAAACTCTTTTGAATTCAAGGGATAATCCTCCAAAGTTGATAAGCAATCCATCTGGCATATTGTATGCTTCAAGATAATTTATTGCCTGCGCTTTATGAACTCCTTCTAATTTTTCAATTGCTTTTAATTCAACCATAACGCATTCTTCCACAAAGAAATCAACACGTCTTGTTCCGATATTCTGTTCACGATAATAAATAGGCATCTCTTTTTCTCTTTCAAAAGACAAACTTTGGTATGACATTTCAATTGCCAGCGCTCTTTGATAAATTACTTCCTGAAAACCGTTTCCGAGGGTATTATGCACTTGCATCGCACACCCAATAATTTTTCCTGTTATGTCATTTATGTTTTTTCCCATCCTGTTAATCATTTAATCTTTTTAATCGTGTTCTGACGAATGAGCGATTTCATTTGAGTGATGGCAATGCCGTTCAGTTGCTGCAATCTTTCGCTTTGCTTCAAGCCCTGATGTATTAAAACTGCATTGATGCTTTCCATGTTTGACAGAACAACCAATTGTTCAATCGTGGCTGCATCACGAATATTTCCTTCCGCTTTCGGATTTGTTTCTCTCCATTGTTTTGCTGTCATGCCAAACAAAGCCATGTTCAGCATATCCGCTTCATCTGCATATACAAAATTTATTTTTTCCTTTGATAATGTTTTTGGAATCAAATGTTCTTTGATGGCATCGGTGTGAATGTGGTAATTCACTTTTGCCAAAGTGCGTTGAAGATTCCATTCTAATTTCAGCCGGTCATTCTCATCTGATTTCAGTCGTTGAAATTCTTTGATGATATAAAGTTTGAATTCGATAGAAATCCAGGTTGCAAATTCAAAGGCAATATCTTTATGAGCAAAGGTGCCACCATATCTCCCTGCCTTTGATATTATTCCAATGGCATTTGTTCTCTCTATCCATTGTTTGGGATTTAAGGTGAAGCTGTTTAATCCGGCTTGCTTTCTAAACACATCGAATTCGATGTGTTTAAAATCAGGATTGTATAATTGCTCCCAAAAACCCAACAATTCAATTGTGTTTCTGTTTCTAATCCAGTTTTGAATAATGGTTTCCGTCCTTTCTAAATCCTTATATCGGGCAATGTCGGTAAGTGAAATATAGTCAGATTGCTCATTTTGAAAAATGGCAATCACCGTTCCTTTTACGTTTATGATTTTACTTTTTGCCATGGTTCATTATTTTCTTAACGCATCGAATTCGTCACTTCTAATTACCCCGAATTCGGTGTAATTAGAATTTTCTACGCGGTCGAATTCGACTCCTTTAAATATGGCGAATCTGCCACAGTTAAACCCATCGAATTCGATGGGTTTAGAATTTTTGCTTTCCTCCATCACCATCACAAACGGATAATTTTTAATGACTCAATTCCTCTTGCGTCAATAATTTTAACTGCCACATTTTTTCCTGCTTTAAATGGAAGCGAAATCGTTCCGCCAAAGGCTTCAATTTTTTCTTCATCAATTTCTGCTTTCAGGTTTTTAGCTAAAGTTGCCCATCCTTCTTTGGCTCCTGCCATTGGGAAAAATACTTGTGATGGGAACAAACTTCTTCCGTCATAATCATGGTCAAGCATCCACATAGCAATGTCGCCTTTGCCACCACTGTCAACCGTTCCTGTTTTTGGGTTGTAATAATCAAAACCGTTTACTTCAACGGTGTATTTGCCTTTATCATCTCCCGATTTTACTTCTGTTATTTGCACATCAGGCTGACCAATCAACCAAAAACTTTCGTTGCTGCTGCGTTTCTTTTTCAAATCATCTGTCAGCAAGTCCGCATTCATTTGGGCTTCTAAAAGCGTAATGCCCGGCCAGTTGGTTTCTTCAATGTCTTTTCTTGCTTCTGAATCGAAATGGAAAGCACAGAACAGAATAATTTCAGGTTTTGGTTTTAGTGTTCTTGCTTCTTCCAAAGCCAGTTCTACCATTCGTTGTTCCAATGGTGCATGTTCAGGGCCAAAACAAACCACAACCCGTTTTGGATTGTCCTCCCCTTCGGCTGCACTCAGGGCGGGTTTCGTTTCTGCTTCTGCCTGTAAAAATCGTGTTCCGCTTAATGGTTCCACTCTTGTAAATTCAATCAGTTTGCCGCCTTTGGCCCTAACGCCTGCACGGAGCAATTCATTTCTCCATTCATCTTGCCGCAAGGTTTCGCCACTTCTTGAAATGGAATTGTCGGCTTCCATTGGCATATCGGTGTCTGAGATTGTCGAAGACACTTCATCAAACGATTTGGCAACAGGGGCAGGAACGGCTTCAACGGTAAATGGACCTGTTACTCTGGTTCGCTTGTTGTCAATGAAAGGTTGGTCGTAAAGCGTTTCGGTAGGTGCCGGTTCATTGTTAGCTATGCTTTTTAAAGTAATATGCGGAACCGTTTTGTATTTAAAACCACTGCCTACGCCTTCATGGGGATAGGCCAACTGGAAATAATCAAAATTGGCGGTCATCAGTCTTTGTTTTGCCAAAGTGATAGCTACTCTGGATGTATCACAGGTTATCCATCGCCTTCCATTTTCTTCTGCAACCTTTGCTGTGGTTCCACTTCCGCATGTTATATCAAGAACTAAATCACCTGGGTCAGTTGACATAAGCATACATCTTTCAATGACTTTTGCATTCGTTTGAACAACATAAATTTTTCCCATTCCACTTCCTGTTGCCGTGTCTTGCCAGAAGTTTGAAATTGGATTTACAGGGAAGTCGTCTGCATATCTTATATATGAAAGAGTTGTTCCTGTTTTAGCAATTCTGTCAGCCTTGATTAAGTTTTCTATTCCTTTGTGATTTGTTGCCCAACTTCTCCCTGCTGTAGGATTAAATTTCTCTCCTTCAAATTCTATTGGGAAAATACAACTCTCTGTCCTACCAGACGAAAGTAAAATCTGGTAACGAAAAACTCTAGCACCCTTTGGTAGAAGTGAATGATTTGATTTTTCATCATCGTTTAATTTCCTTTTCTCTCCTTTTATTTCAACATTTGAATAAGCAGCATCATTTTCTATCTCTTTGTCAGAATAAACTTGATGATACTTGAGTGTATCTTTTTTCTTTGCATACCATAAATCATAATCTGAAACTGCTGGTAATCCAGACGCGCCAAGCCCTGCTGTTTTTTTAAATGTGATGAAGGAAACAAAATTCTCACTACCAAACACCTCATCCAATATTTCCCTAACATGATGCACATTCTCATCACTTATCTGCACAAACACACTACCGCTTTCATGTAAAAGTTCTCTTGCCACTAAAAGCCGGTCGCGCAGATAAGTCAGGTAAGAATGAATGCCTAATTCCCAAGTATCTCGAAATGCCTTAACCATTTCAGGCTCTGCCGTTAAGTCCTCATCTTTCCCATCTTTAACATCACGTTTGTTCACAAAGGGCTGAAAGTTGCTTCCATATTTAATTCCATAAGGCGGGTCAAAATATACCATCTGCACTTTGCCGCCCATGCCTTCTTTTTCTAAAAGGCTGTTCATCACCAGCAGGCTGTCGCCTGCAATCAGCCGGTTGCTCCAGTTTTCTTTGTGCTTGTAAAACTCAATGGCTTCACGCAATGGTTTCTTTTCGGTTTCAAACAAACTCAATTGCGTTGGTGCTTCTTCTTCCTTTTTTACGGTTTCGATAATGCGTCTTGGGTCAATGCGTTCATGCACATGCAAGCTCACGGTTGGTACATCAAAATTAGTGTGTTTGGCTTTGCCAGCCCATTGCAGTTGCGGGTCAAGGTGTGGGTCGTATTGGTAGGTTTTCTTCTTAAAGCCGCTCCCGATACTTTCGGGATCGGTGTGTGCATCTACCAGTCCAACAGGCGGGTTGTTTACCCGTTGCTTGTCTTTATGTTCGTATTGCTCAATGGGTTTTTGAGCAGTAGTTTTATTTATCTTTTTTGCCATGTGTATTAAATCAATTTCAATTTGTAAAGGTCGGTCGTAAAGTTATTTTTTAAAACTGATATAATCAAAAGTTACAATTTCCTTTACTTTTCCGGATAAACGAATCAAGCCAAAGGTATTCTTTCTGTTATTTGCAAAAAAGTCACCAATTTTTACGTAAATAGGTTAATTGACGGTTACAAATAGAGCCTCGTTTTAAGAAAATTTTTCTTTAATTTTGCACACTGTGTGCAAAATTTAAGAAAATGGGACGTTAGACGGTATAGGTATAAGGGGGATTACAGGTTTAGTACTGATTTTGTTGTTTTCGTGTGAAAATGTGGGAACTCCAATTCGGAGGACTGAAGACTGGAATCGTGGAGGTAGAATCTTTGCAAATAGGTTTATCTTGTAGGATGAGGTTTTGAGCGTTAGTAGAGTTTTTGAAATTTCGCTTTTAGTGCAGATTTTGCACCTTTCGTGTGAAAATGTGGGAACTCCAATTCGGAGGACTGATGACCGAGGTCTGAGGTCGGAAATAGTGGAGGTAGAATCTTTTGTAAATAGGTGTATCTTTTAGGATGAGGTTTTGAGCGTTAGTAGAGTTTTTGAAATTTCGCGTTTAGTGCAGATTTTGCACCTTTCGTGTGAAAATGTGGGAACTCCAATTCGGAGGTCTGATGACCGAGGTCTGAGGTCGGAAATAGTGGAGGTAGAATCTTTTGTAAATAGGTTTATCTTTTAGGATGAGGTTTTAGTCAACCGTAACGCCTTTCATTAATAATTTTTTCCAATTCTTTCTTGTCTTTTACTGGAACAAGCTCGCCGGACTTTATAGCCTTATCTTTGATCTTTTT containing:
- a CDS encoding GxxExxY protein is translated as MINRMGKNINDITGKIIGCAMQVHNTLGNGFQEVIYQRALAIEMSYQSLSFEREKEMPIYYREQNIGTRRVDFFVEECVMVELKAIEKLEGVHKAQAINYLEAYNMPDGLLINFGGLSLEFKRVFNKKLVTPSNNPVHPEIK
- a CDS encoding KilA-N domain-containing protein, giving the protein MAKSKIINVKGTVIAIFQNEQSDYISLTDIARYKDLERTETIIQNWIRNRNTIELLGFWEQLYNPDFKHIEFDVFRKQAGLNSFTLNPKQWIERTNAIGIISKAGRYGGTFAHKDIAFEFATWISIEFKLYIIKEFQRLKSDENDRLKLEWNLQRTLAKVNYHIHTDAIKEHLIPKTLSKEKINFVYADEADMLNMALFGMTAKQWRETNPKAEGNIRDAATIEQLVVLSNMESINAVLIHQGLKQSERLQQLNGIAITQMKSLIRQNTIKKIK
- a CDS encoding site-specific DNA-methyltransferase: MAKKINKTTAQKPIEQYEHKDKQRVNNPPVGLVDAHTDPESIGSGFKKKTYQYDPHLDPQLQWAGKAKHTNFDVPTVSLHVHERIDPRRIIETVKKEEEAPTQLSLFETEKKPLREAIEFYKHKENWSNRLIAGDSLLVMNSLLEKEGMGGKVQMVYFDPPYGIKYGSNFQPFVNKRDVKDGKDEDLTAEPEMVKAFRDTWELGIHSYLTYLRDRLLVARELLHESGSVFVQISDENVHHVREILDEVFGSENFVSFITFKKTAGLGASGLPAVSDYDLWYAKKKDTLKYHQVYSDKEIENDAAYSNVEIKGEKRKLNDDEKSNHSLLPKGARVFRYQILLSSGRTESCIFPIEFEGEKFNPTAGRSWATNHKGIENLIKADRIAKTGTTLSYIRYADDFPVNPISNFWQDTATGSGMGKIYVVQTNAKVIERCMLMSTDPGDLVLDITCGSGTTAKVAEENGRRWITCDTSRVAITLAKQRLMTANFDYFQLAYPHEGVGSGFKYKTVPHITLKSIANNEPAPTETLYDQPFIDNKRTRVTGPFTVEAVPAPVAKSFDEVSSTISDTDMPMEADNSISRSGETLRQDEWRNELLRAGVRAKGGKLIEFTRVEPLSGTRFLQAEAETKPALSAAEGEDNPKRVVVCFGPEHAPLEQRMVELALEEARTLKPKPEIILFCAFHFDSEARKDIEETNWPGITLLEAQMNADLLTDDLKKKRSSNESFWLIGQPDVQITEVKSGDDKGKYTVEVNGFDYYNPKTGTVDSGGKGDIAMWMLDHDYDGRSLFPSQVFFPMAGAKEGWATLAKNLKAEIDEEKIEAFGGTISLPFKAGKNVAVKIIDARGIESLKIIRL